The following are encoded together in the Pleurocapsa sp. FMAR1 genome:
- the tnpA gene encoding IS200/IS605 family transposase — protein MLKRLEEIFADTCKKWGCELKEFNGENNHCHLLIAINPKAQISAFANNLKTVSSRRIRKEFSTRCGQFYHQPVFWKIGYFVSSIGGANLETVKKYIQQQDSPTQRVDRSRFPYT, from the coding sequence ATGTTGAAGCGATTAGAAGAAATATTTGCTGATACCTGCAAGAAGTGGGGCTGTGAATTAAAAGAATTTAACGGGGAAAATAATCATTGTCATCTATTGATAGCAATCAATCCCAAAGCTCAGATAAGTGCTTTTGCTAATAATCTCAAAACAGTCTCATCTCGGCGTATCAGGAAAGAATTTTCCACTAGATGCGGTCAGTTCTATCACCAGCCTGTATTTTGGAAGATAGGCTACTTTGTTTCCTCTATTGGCGGTGCTAATCTAGAGACAGTAAAAAAGTATATCCAACAACAAGATTCCCCTACTCAAAGAGTCGATCGTTCGCGATTCCCCTACACCTAA